A genomic region of Gemmatimonadaceae bacterium contains the following coding sequences:
- a CDS encoding PspA/IM30 family protein has protein sequence MGIFDRIVQLWRATINDFISQAEEPEKMLAQIISDMRTQLVRAKQQVAAAIADEKRLEDQARLELKQAEDWERRAMLAVQENRDDLAKQALVRRAEHVSRGQQMQITWEAHKQETERLKNSLRELNDNIEEANRKKNLLLAKQRRAQATKRIADTMSRISEKSAFEAFARMEEKIDQNERKVRASVEIDEEFSGDQLAKEFKRLESGATSETADLQLMELKSRMGLLAGPAPAGSKQLGTGQAEGALTEVPQEEKKAP, from the coding sequence ATGGGAATCTTCGACCGAATAGTCCAACTCTGGCGCGCGACGATCAACGACTTCATCTCCCAGGCCGAAGAGCCCGAGAAGATGCTGGCGCAGATCATTTCGGACATGCGCACGCAGCTGGTTCGCGCCAAGCAGCAGGTCGCCGCCGCCATCGCCGACGAGAAGCGGCTGGAGGATCAGGCGCGGCTCGAGTTGAAGCAGGCCGAGGACTGGGAGCGAAGAGCGATGCTCGCGGTGCAGGAGAACCGCGACGACCTCGCCAAGCAGGCGCTGGTGCGGCGCGCCGAGCACGTGTCGCGCGGGCAGCAGATGCAGATCACGTGGGAGGCGCACAAGCAGGAGACGGAGCGCCTCAAGAACTCGCTGCGCGAGCTGAACGACAACATCGAGGAAGCAAACCGCAAGAAGAATCTCCTGCTCGCCAAGCAGCGGCGTGCGCAGGCGACCAAGCGCATCGCCGACACGATGTCGCGCATCTCCGAGAAATCCGCCTTCGAGGCATTCGCCAGAATGGAAGAGAAGATCGACCAGAACGAGCGCAAGGTTCGCGCGTCGGTGGAGATCGACGAGGAGTTCTCCGGCGACCAGCTCGCGAAGGAGTTCAAGCGCCTCGAGAGCGGCGCGACCTCCGAGACGGCCGATCTGCAGCTGATGGAGCTCAAGAGCAGGATGGGGCTACTCGCCGGGCCCGCGCCCGCGGGATCCAAGCAGCTCGGGACCGGGCAGGCTGAGGGAGCATTGACCGAAGTGCCGCAGGAGGAGAAGAAGGCGCCTTGA
- a CDS encoding GAF domain-containing sensor histidine kinase: MYANAAFCGLARITGGDVAGIAIAAAFGGAAGMAIGATLDRSFRDGVELTDVRIQGLDESGPGLVLSVWPVIGDDGLPDALGVELRKSTTADPAADLQRQVAEQMLLGALRERSHAEDSEDARRRAAFLAEAGRLLAESVDQASTLLALTKLALPALGAWCIVDIVNESGAPSRLGIYHSDPEKQKLARKLVAAWEPDPHDPFGAPAMLREARAVLITERVEEEIVAAARTADNLETLRQLGIGPMLTVPLLARNKLLGAITFVSSQPGFVYGPEDVQLAEDLATRGALALDTAQTYDLALVMQRNAETANMAKTAFLGAMSHELRTPLNAIGGYIDLLDMGLRGPVTEQQHADFARVRSNQQHLALLITEILNFARIGSGRVSYTLDDVKACEAIERAVDMLEPLFAKKGIVFDGVSGDSGLTARADPERVAQVLVNLFSNAMKFTPAGGHVSADCAAVADGVTLSVTDTGIGIAAEKVHVIFEPFMQLKDGLSDKESGVGLGLAISRDLARAMHGDLTVKSTVGEGTRFTLTLPRGGQPPADDA, encoded by the coding sequence GTGTACGCGAATGCCGCGTTTTGCGGCCTGGCGCGGATCACCGGTGGTGACGTGGCCGGCATTGCGATCGCCGCTGCGTTCGGCGGGGCGGCGGGCATGGCCATCGGCGCCACGCTCGATCGGTCGTTCCGCGACGGCGTTGAGCTGACGGATGTCCGTATCCAAGGGCTGGACGAAAGCGGCCCGGGCCTGGTACTGAGTGTTTGGCCGGTGATCGGCGACGACGGGCTTCCCGATGCGCTCGGCGTCGAGCTGCGCAAGTCGACAACAGCCGACCCGGCAGCCGACCTGCAGCGTCAGGTCGCAGAGCAGATGCTTCTTGGCGCCTTGCGCGAGCGCAGTCATGCCGAAGACTCCGAGGACGCCCGGCGCCGCGCCGCGTTTCTCGCCGAAGCTGGACGGCTGCTCGCGGAATCCGTGGACCAGGCCAGCACGCTGCTTGCGCTCACCAAGCTCGCTCTTCCGGCCCTGGGCGCGTGGTGCATCGTCGATATCGTGAATGAGAGTGGCGCTCCGTCACGTCTCGGCATCTACCATTCTGATCCGGAAAAACAGAAACTCGCGCGCAAGCTTGTAGCGGCGTGGGAGCCGGACCCGCACGATCCATTCGGCGCCCCCGCGATGCTGCGCGAAGCGCGAGCCGTGCTGATCACGGAACGCGTAGAGGAAGAAATCGTCGCGGCCGCCCGTACCGCAGACAATCTCGAGACGCTCCGTCAGCTCGGCATTGGGCCCATGCTGACGGTGCCGCTGCTTGCCAGGAACAAGCTGCTCGGCGCAATCACCTTCGTCAGCTCCCAGCCGGGGTTCGTGTATGGCCCCGAAGACGTGCAGCTTGCCGAGGACCTGGCGACGCGGGGCGCTCTCGCGCTCGACACCGCACAGACGTACGACCTGGCGCTGGTGATGCAACGCAATGCGGAGACCGCGAACATGGCGAAGACGGCTTTTCTTGGCGCAATGAGCCATGAGCTGCGCACGCCGCTCAACGCGATCGGGGGCTATATCGATCTCCTCGACATGGGCCTGCGCGGGCCGGTGACGGAGCAGCAGCACGCCGATTTCGCCCGGGTGAGAAGCAACCAGCAGCACCTCGCCCTGCTGATAACCGAGATCCTCAACTTTGCGCGCATCGGAAGCGGGCGCGTCAGCTACACGCTCGATGACGTCAAAGCCTGCGAAGCAATCGAACGGGCCGTGGACATGCTCGAGCCCCTGTTCGCGAAGAAGGGCATCGTGTTCGACGGAGTCTCGGGAGATTCGGGCCTGACAGCGCGCGCGGATCCGGAGCGGGTAGCTCAGGTCCTGGTGAACCTTTTCTCCAACGCCATGAAGTTCACTCCAGCCGGGGGGCACGTCAGCGCAGATTGCGCGGCGGTGGCCGACGGCGTAACGCTGAGCGTGACCGACACCGGGATCGGCATCGCCGCTGAGAAGGTCCATGTCATCTTCGAGCCGTTCATGCAGTTGAAGGATGGGCTGTCAGACAAGGAAAGCGGCGTGGGGCTCGGCTTGGCGATAAGCCGCGACCTGGCCCGCGCGATGCACGGCGATCTCACAGTGAAGAGCACTGTTGGAGAGGGGACTCGCTTCACGCTTACGTTGCCGCGAGGGGGTCAACCGCCTGCAGATGATGCTTAG
- the sdaAA gene encoding L-serine ammonia-lyase, iron-sulfur-dependent, subunit alpha yields MYKSLAEAIRDAEASGRTLSQTALEMESADQGRTTEDIRSVLARALGVMRGAVEQGMVGDLYSASGLVGGDAAKLRTGPPGPLAGTPFRDVLARALAVQEVNAAMGVIVAAPTAGGAGVLPAVLTGLAASKGFGDDKLVDALAAAGLIGAVIAERASLSGAEGGCQAETGAGAAMAAGSATEMLGGTPSQAGHAIALTLQGMLGLVCDPLGGLVELPCVFRNATGSAIALAGIEMALAGVTFAIPVDEVIDVMGEIGREMDVRYRETAGGGLAATPTGRRLARERLYQIKRGG; encoded by the coding sequence ATGTATAAATCGCTCGCGGAAGCCATTCGGGACGCTGAGGCCAGCGGGCGTACGCTGTCGCAGACGGCGCTCGAGATGGAGTCGGCAGATCAGGGGCGGACGACGGAGGACATCCGGAGCGTGCTCGCGCGCGCGCTTGGGGTCATGCGCGGAGCGGTGGAGCAGGGGATGGTCGGTGATCTGTATTCCGCGTCGGGGCTGGTGGGCGGAGATGCAGCCAAGCTGCGCACGGGACCGCCGGGCCCGCTGGCGGGCACGCCGTTCCGCGACGTGCTCGCGCGCGCGCTGGCGGTGCAGGAAGTCAACGCGGCGATGGGCGTCATCGTCGCCGCGCCGACGGCGGGCGGGGCGGGCGTGCTGCCGGCGGTGCTCACGGGGCTCGCGGCGAGCAAGGGTTTCGGCGACGACAAGCTGGTCGACGCGCTCGCGGCGGCGGGTCTGATCGGTGCTGTCATCGCCGAGCGCGCGTCGTTATCCGGGGCGGAGGGCGGATGTCAGGCGGAGACCGGTGCGGGGGCCGCGATGGCCGCCGGCTCCGCCACCGAGATGCTCGGCGGCACGCCGTCGCAGGCGGGGCACGCTATCGCGCTGACGCTGCAGGGGATGCTCGGCCTCGTGTGCGATCCGCTGGGCGGGCTGGTGGAGCTGCCGTGCGTCTTTCGGAACGCGACGGGCTCCGCGATCGCGCTGGCCGGTATTGAAATGGCGCTCGCCGGGGTTACTTTCGCCATCCCCGTCGATGAAGTGATCGATGTCATGGGGGAGATAGGGCGGGAGATGGACGTGCGGTACAGGGAAACTGCGGGTGGCGGCTTGGCAGCTACGCCGACTGGCCGCCGTTTGGCCCGAGAGCGGTTGTACCAGATAAAAAGGGGCGGATGA
- the sdaAB gene encoding L-serine ammonia-lyase, iron-sulfur-dependent subunit beta, whose product MVSILDIIGPVMVGPSSSHTAGACRLGLLGRGLVSGTPEKAVLELHGSFARTGEGHGTDKALAAGLLGFRPDDERIRTALEIAEREGLDYRFEKAALGEEAHPNTVRMTLEHGDVHATLTGASLGAGRIVVTEIDGFPVEVTGTFHTIVMVAEDIPGSIARITGILADHRINIATLRLTRKQRGGDAFIVIECDEQPGEGVRDELRALSWVRWARRLDKVSGQ is encoded by the coding sequence ATGGTCTCCATCCTCGACATCATCGGGCCCGTCATGGTCGGGCCGTCTTCCTCGCACACCGCGGGCGCGTGCCGGCTGGGACTGCTCGGACGCGGACTCGTGAGCGGCACTCCGGAGAAGGCCGTGCTCGAGCTGCACGGCTCCTTCGCGCGGACCGGCGAAGGACACGGTACCGACAAGGCGCTCGCCGCGGGGCTGCTGGGCTTCAGACCGGACGACGAACGCATCCGCACGGCGCTCGAGATCGCCGAGCGCGAGGGGTTGGACTACAGGTTCGAGAAGGCGGCGCTGGGGGAGGAGGCGCATCCGAACACGGTGCGGATGACGCTGGAGCACGGCGACGTTCACGCCACGCTCACGGGCGCGTCGCTCGGCGCCGGTCGTATCGTGGTGACCGAGATCGACGGCTTCCCCGTCGAGGTCACCGGGACCTTCCATACTATAGTAATGGTGGCCGAGGACATTCCCGGGTCGATCGCGCGCATCACCGGCATCCTGGCCGACCACCGGATCAACATTGCGACGCTGCGTCTGACGCGGAAGCAGCGCGGGGGCGACGCGTTCATCGTGATCGAGTGTGACGAGCAGCCGGGCGAGGGAGTGCGCGACGAGCTTCGCGCGCTGAGCTGGGTGCGGTGGGCGAGGCGGCTGGACAAGGTGTCGGGGCAGTGA
- a CDS encoding DinB family protein, giving the protein MVITAPDRTEFADYYLPYVEKVTGDDVMKVLQAQLGEVLPILEGVSEERSLHRFAPDKWSIRQVVSHMNDTERLFSFRAFWFARGLTDPLPSFDQDDAVAVAGADDRSWSSHLEELETVRAATLTLFKNLPAEAWMKRGVASGNPFTVRALAYICAGHVAHHVKVLRERYLTD; this is encoded by the coding sequence ATGGTCATCACCGCGCCCGACCGTACAGAATTTGCCGATTACTACCTGCCATACGTCGAGAAAGTCACCGGCGACGACGTGATGAAGGTGCTCCAAGCGCAGCTCGGCGAGGTGCTTCCGATTCTCGAGGGCGTGTCGGAAGAGCGGTCGCTGCACCGGTTTGCTCCGGACAAGTGGAGCATCCGTCAGGTCGTGAGTCACATGAACGACACCGAGCGGCTGTTCTCTTTCCGCGCGTTCTGGTTCGCGCGCGGGCTCACGGATCCGCTCCCGAGCTTCGATCAGGACGACGCCGTCGCCGTGGCCGGCGCGGACGACCGCTCATGGAGCAGCCACCTGGAAGAGCTCGAGACGGTGCGCGCGGCGACGCTGACGCTATTCAAGAATCTTCCAGCCGAGGCGTGGATGAAGCGCGGCGTTGCCAGTGGCAATCCGTTCACCGTGCGCGCGCTCGCGTATATCTGCGCCGGACACGTCGCGCATCACGTGAAAGTGCTGCGGGAACGGTATTTGACCGACTGA
- a CDS encoding AI-2E family transporter: MTAPTAAASPQPKGRVAPVLTAVVLTVLLLWLLGVAADVFLLLFIAVIFSLYLGAVTDFLVTRTRFPRSLAFAVALITTVLAIIGLFWLLVPPVAEQTRQLIQVLPTYIDTWEGGIDRFMARFPAAQEFWTPGEHRATQAVYGQVSGWLGDLAPKVFSLVHVFISIFSVAVMAIYLTLYPGIYREWLIALFPPIHRDLIRDVLRDLADTLRAYITGQLFAMFVLGVMTAFGLWLLGVPYWLTFGVFTSAVAIIPFFGTLVSTALPALFVLGGPGGVTKALWVVLLGVGIHLFESNIVQPLVMARKVELPPVLTIMSVLVVAKLLGPVGLVVAVPILATVMVVVRRILINRIYEGKGFRRATRDVAIVLRVPAPEGGVLVPAGPPIDVIALRAKSSILTVPPVLLERHAYQVPRADSD; this comes from the coding sequence ATGACCGCTCCCACCGCGGCTGCCTCACCGCAGCCAAAGGGGCGGGTAGCACCGGTACTGACCGCGGTCGTTCTCACAGTCCTGCTGTTGTGGCTGCTGGGAGTGGCCGCAGACGTGTTTCTGCTCCTGTTCATCGCGGTGATCTTCTCGCTGTATCTCGGCGCTGTCACCGATTTCCTGGTCACGCGCACGCGTTTCCCGCGCAGCCTCGCTTTCGCCGTGGCGCTGATCACGACGGTGCTGGCGATCATCGGCCTGTTCTGGCTGCTGGTTCCGCCCGTGGCCGAGCAGACCCGGCAGCTGATCCAGGTCCTGCCGACGTACATAGACACGTGGGAAGGCGGGATAGACCGGTTCATGGCGCGGTTTCCCGCGGCGCAGGAATTCTGGACGCCGGGCGAGCACCGCGCGACGCAGGCCGTATACGGGCAGGTGTCGGGCTGGCTTGGCGATCTCGCGCCCAAGGTCTTCTCGCTCGTCCACGTCTTCATCAGCATCTTCTCCGTGGCGGTGATGGCGATCTACCTGACGCTGTATCCGGGGATCTACCGCGAGTGGCTGATCGCGCTGTTTCCCCCGATCCACCGCGACCTGATCCGCGACGTGCTGCGCGATCTCGCCGACACGTTGCGCGCGTACATCACCGGGCAGCTGTTCGCCATGTTCGTGCTCGGCGTGATGACCGCGTTCGGACTGTGGCTGCTCGGAGTGCCGTACTGGCTGACGTTCGGTGTGTTCACGTCGGCGGTCGCGATCATTCCGTTCTTCGGCACGCTGGTGTCCACGGCGCTGCCGGCGCTGTTCGTGCTCGGAGGCCCGGGGGGCGTGACCAAGGCGTTGTGGGTCGTCCTGCTCGGCGTGGGCATCCACCTGTTCGAGTCGAACATCGTGCAACCGCTGGTGATGGCGCGGAAGGTGGAGCTGCCGCCGGTGCTGACGATCATGTCGGTGCTGGTCGTCGCGAAGCTGCTTGGCCCCGTTGGGCTGGTGGTCGCAGTGCCGATACTCGCGACCGTGATGGTCGTGGTGCGCCGGATCCTGATCAACCGCATCTACGAGGGCAAGGGATTCCGCCGCGCCACGCGCGACGTCGCGATAGTGCTGCGCGTGCCCGCGCCCGAGGGCGGTGTGCTCGTCCCCGCCGGCCCGCCGATCGACGTCATCGCTCTGCGCGCGAAGTCGTCGATCCTGACTGTCCCGCCCGTTCTTCTCGAGCGGCACGCGTACCAGGTTCCCCGCGCCGACTCGGACTGA